AAAGTGCTGGGCGTGATCAAAACGAAAGAATACAAACGATTTTATCCGGCGGGTGAAGTGGCTTCCCATGTTGTCGGTTTTACGAACATCGATGACAAAGGTCAAGAGGGAATTGAGCTTGCTTACGATCAAGCGCTTGAGGGACAGCCTGGTCGACGTAGCTACGTTAAAGATTTAACCGGTAATATTATCCGCGGTATTGGTGTTGAAGAGACTGAGCGCCCAGGTGAGAATATTGAGCTCAGTATTGATCTTAGACTGCAATATTTGGCTTATCGTGAATTAAAAGCAGCGGTCACTGAGCATCGAGCCACGTCGGCGTCTGCTGTTATTTTAGATGTTAAAACGGGCGAAATTCTTGCCATGGTGAATCAGCCATCTTACAACCCTAATGACCGTTCCAAATTAGAGTATGAAGAGCTTAGAAATCGCGCCGTAATTGATTTGTTTGAGCCTGGCTCAACCATGAAACCATTCACGGTATCGGCGGCATTGATGTCGGGGCAATACACCACAGAAACCACCATTAATACCTCACCAGGGTATTTACGATTCGGTCGATTTACCATTCGAGATGCCGCGAATTACGGCGTAATTGATTTTGAAAAGCTACTGATCAAATCCAGCAACGTGGGGGCATCTAAAATTGCTTTATCGCTTCCACAGGACGCTATTTGGAATATGGATTATGAACTGGGTATTGGTTCCCAAGTCGGTATTGGTTTTCCTGGCGAGGCGTCAGGTGTTTTGCCGTCTCATCCAAAATGGCACCCTTCTGAAATTGCTACCTTGTCTTATGGGTATGGTTTGTCCGTGTCCACTCTCCAGCTTGCTCAGGCTTACATGACATTAGCGAATAATGGCTACCGTGTTCCTGTCACTATTTTTAAACAAGATGTGCCGGCACAAGGAAAGCAAGTTATCCCTAATGATGTGGCCAAAGATGTTGTGAAAATGATGGAGGCGGTTGTGCAGGAAGGGTCGGGTAAGGCCGCACAGATTCCAGGCTACCGAGTAGCAGGTAAAACCGGTACGGTTCACAAAGTAGGGTCAAAAGGGTATGAATACGATCAGTATATTGCTTTGTTCGCTGGTGTCGCGCCGGCGTCAAACCCAAGGCTGGCGATGGTTGTCATGGTGAATGACCCTAAAGGGCGTGAATATTACGGTGGTGAAGTTGCAGCGCCAGTATTTTCTCGTGTTATGGAAGGGGCGTTAACGACCTTGAATATCTATCCAGATTTGCCTGAGGGTTTGAGGGAAGTGCGATTGGAACCGAAAAAGTCGCCCTACAGAGTGGTGCAAGGTGGCTGATTGGTTAAGGTGTTTAAATGAGTAAAGTGACTCATTTACAGCTGTTGGATTTAGCGGGT
The sequence above is a segment of the Marinomonas sp. IMCC 4694 genome. Coding sequences within it:
- a CDS encoding peptidoglycan D,D-transpeptidase FtsI family protein; protein product: MKIEDSIHIPGKWRVRFVYAIALLLFLVAGGRLFYLTVVDKAFLQNQGEMRAVRTESIPATRGMILDRRGEPLAVSTPTWTLVANPKALWAMAADPSQNIGPEQEIKRLAEVMGVGRAWLQERFESNKTRSFMYLKRQIPPHEAEEIMAAKVLGVIKTKEYKRFYPAGEVASHVVGFTNIDDKGQEGIELAYDQALEGQPGRRSYVKDLTGNIIRGIGVEETERPGENIELSIDLRLQYLAYRELKAAVTEHRATSASAVILDVKTGEILAMVNQPSYNPNDRSKLEYEELRNRAVIDLFEPGSTMKPFTVSAALMSGQYTTETTINTSPGYLRFGRFTIRDAANYGVIDFEKLLIKSSNVGASKIALSLPQDAIWNMDYELGIGSQVGIGFPGEASGVLPSHPKWHPSEIATLSYGYGLSVSTLQLAQAYMTLANNGYRVPVTIFKQDVPAQGKQVIPNDVAKDVVKMMEAVVQEGSGKAAQIPGYRVAGKTGTVHKVGSKGYEYDQYIALFAGVAPASNPRLAMVVMVNDPKGREYYGGEVAAPVFSRVMEGALTTLNIYPDLPEGLREVRLEPKKSPYRVVQGG